In the genome of Streptococcus oralis, one region contains:
- the purD gene encoding phosphoribosylamine--glycine ligase, translating into MKLLVVGSGGREHAIAKKLLESKDVEKVFVAPGNDGMTLDGLELVNISISEHSKLIEFAKVNDIAWTFIGPDDALAAGIVDEFNAAGLKAFGPTRLAAELEWSKDFAKEIMVKYGVPTAAYGTFSDFEEAKAYIEEKGAPIVVKADGLALGKGVVVAETVEQAVEAAHEMLLDNKFGDSGARVVIEEFLDGEEFSLFAFVNGDKFYIMPTAQDHKRAYDGDKGPNTGGMGAYAPVPHLPQSVVDTAVDTIVKPVLEGMIKEGRSYLGVLYTGLILTADGPKVIEFNARFGDPETQIILPRLTSDFAQNITDILDGKEPNITWTDKGVTLGVVVASKGYPLDYAKGVELPTKTEGNIITYYAGAKFAENSRALLSNGGRVYMLVTTEDTVKEAQSTIYKELDKQKTEGLFYRTDIGSKAIK; encoded by the coding sequence ATGAAGCTGTTAGTTGTCGGTTCTGGTGGTCGTGAACATGCGATTGCTAAGAAATTGCTTGAATCAAAAGACGTTGAAAAAGTCTTTGTAGCTCCTGGAAATGATGGGATGACTCTAGATGGTCTGGAATTGGTGAATATCTCTATTTCCGAACATTCTAAGTTAATTGAGTTTGCAAAGGTCAACGATATTGCTTGGACCTTCATCGGGCCAGATGATGCCCTTGCTGCTGGTATCGTGGATGAGTTCAATGCAGCTGGTCTCAAAGCCTTTGGTCCGACAAGATTGGCAGCGGAGCTGGAGTGGTCCAAAGATTTTGCCAAGGAAATCATGGTCAAATACGGTGTTCCGACAGCAGCCTATGGCACATTCTCAGATTTCGAGGAAGCCAAGGCCTATATCGAAGAAAAAGGCGCTCCAATCGTCGTTAAGGCAGACGGTTTGGCCCTTGGAAAGGGTGTCGTCGTTGCTGAGACAGTCGAGCAAGCGGTCGAAGCCGCTCACGAGATGCTTTTGGACAATAAATTCGGTGATTCAGGTGCGCGTGTGGTTATCGAGGAATTCCTCGACGGCGAGGAGTTCTCTCTCTTTGCCTTTGTCAATGGCGATAAGTTCTACATCATGCCAACGGCTCAGGATCACAAACGTGCCTATGACGGCGACAAAGGGCCTAACACGGGTGGTATGGGTGCCTATGCGCCAGTTCCCCACTTGCCACAGAGCGTGGTTGATACGGCGGTTGACACCATTGTCAAGCCAGTCCTTGAAGGGATGATCAAAGAAGGTCGTTCGTATCTTGGTGTCCTTTACACAGGGCTTATCTTGACAGCTGATGGACCTAAGGTTATCGAGTTTAACGCTCGCTTCGGAGATCCTGAAACTCAGATTATCCTACCTCGTTTGACATCTGACTTTGCACAAAATATTACGGATATCCTCGATGGTAAGGAGCCAAACATCACCTGGACGGACAAGGGTGTGACTCTGGGTGTGGTTGTCGCATCCAAGGGCTACCCGTTAGATTATGCAAAGGGTGTCGAGTTGCCAACTAAGACAGAAGGCAATATCATCACCTACTATGCAGGGGCTAAGTTTGCGGAAAATAGCAGAGCACTGCTATCAAACGGTGGACGTGTCTATATGCTCGTCACCACAG